One window from the genome of Acinetobacter sp. ANC 7912 encodes:
- a CDS encoding MFS transporter, translating to MMNAIERRSTFALSSIFALRMLGLFMIIPVFSVAGQSYQYATPALIGLAVGIYGLTQAILQIPFSLIADRYSRKPLVVLGLLLFAIGGAIAAMSDTIYGVIIGRAIAGGGAVSAVVMALLADVTREENRMKAMATMGMSIGLSFVVAFTLGPWLTGLVGISGLFWVTTIMGLAAIVMLLMVPKVTRHHRNFQQGYLTQLKQVLKMGDLNRLHVSVFSLHLLLTAMFIYVPSQLIEFADIPLASHGWVYLPLLVVSLFFAFPSIILAEKYRKMRSIFLTAIAGIILGLLVLIFGFESKYILLTGLGLFFIAFNVMEALLPSWLSKAAPIQSKATAMGVNASSQFLGAFFGGTVGGQLLLLNDTAMGWSILTAIAIIWLVISFGLAQPRYLSSLVLRLPENRQTDEWTSQLLSIHGIEEVVVMSEQQVAYVKVDKQQIDDSARQQLTHLLGKEVAI from the coding sequence ATGATGAATGCCATAGAACGTCGCTCAACCTTTGCACTGAGTAGTATTTTTGCGCTGCGCATGCTTGGGTTGTTTATGATTATCCCTGTATTCTCGGTTGCAGGGCAGTCATATCAATATGCGACACCGGCATTGATTGGTCTGGCTGTGGGAATCTATGGCCTGACCCAGGCGATTTTACAGATTCCATTTAGTCTGATTGCGGACCGTTATAGCCGAAAGCCACTGGTGGTTTTAGGTCTGCTGCTGTTTGCGATTGGTGGAGCAATTGCGGCAATGTCGGATACTATTTATGGCGTGATCATTGGTCGTGCTATTGCAGGTGGTGGGGCAGTATCAGCGGTAGTGATGGCCCTGCTGGCAGATGTCACCCGTGAAGAAAATCGCATGAAAGCCATGGCAACCATGGGCATGAGTATCGGCCTGTCCTTTGTGGTTGCTTTCACTTTGGGCCCTTGGCTAACGGGTCTGGTCGGCATTTCTGGCCTGTTCTGGGTGACCACCATTATGGGTCTGGCAGCAATTGTGATGTTACTGATGGTCCCGAAAGTGACCCGTCATCATCGTAACTTCCAGCAGGGTTATCTGACCCAGCTAAAACAGGTGCTGAAAATGGGTGACCTGAACCGCCTGCATGTCTCGGTATTCAGCCTTCATCTTCTTCTCACTGCGATGTTTATCTATGTGCCATCGCAGCTGATTGAGTTTGCAGATATTCCATTGGCCAGCCATGGCTGGGTATATCTGCCATTGCTGGTGGTAAGCCTATTCTTTGCTTTCCCGAGCATTATTCTGGCGGAAAAATACCGCAAAATGCGTAGCATTTTCCTTACCGCAATTGCGGGGATTATCTTAGGATTATTGGTGCTGATTTTTGGCTTTGAATCTAAATATATTCTACTAACTGGTCTGGGGCTGTTCTTTATTGCCTTTAACGTAATGGAAGCGTTATTGCCATCCTGGCTGTCGAAAGCAGCGCCAATTCAGTCCAAAGCCACAGCCATGGGTGTGAATGCCAGCAGCCAGTTCCTGGGCGCGTTCTTTGGCGGTACCGTAGGCGGACAACTTTTGTTGCTGAATGATACCGCGATGGGTTGGAGTATCCTGACTGCGATTGCTATAATTTGGCTGGTCATCAGTTTCGGGCTGGCTCAGCCGCGTTACCTGTCCTCTCTGGTACTCCGTCTGCCTGAAAACCGACAAACAGATGAATGGACTTCCCAGCTTTTATCTATTCATGGTATTGAAGAAGTTGTGGTGATGTCTGAACAGCAAGTGGCCTATGTCAAGGTTGATAAACAGCAGATCGATGATTCTGCGCGACAACAATTAACGCACTTGTTAGGTAAAGAGGTAGCCATTTAA
- a CDS encoding DUF475 domain-containing protein — MLKHFGFSFAFSIVCLSLAAYWGFTHGPEAGLQTMFTALTITAILAIMEVSLSFDNAVVNASVLRGWDHFWKMVFLTVGILVAVFGMRLIFPVVIVAVTANMGFMEVVQLALNAPKEYSAKLMAHHAEISAFGGAFLMLVFLNFFLDEEKDTHWFRMLERRLAHLANVPAMSVFITLIALLVMDAQIVEEKRLDVMLAGIWGIVVYIGVQVLSHMLGGEPEVDEEGNAIRHDAEGVPTGVVKAGFGGFLYLEVLDASFSFDGVIGAFAITSDVVIIMLGLAIGAMFVRSMTIYLVDRGTLDSYIYLEHGAHYAIGALAFIMLASSTGVHIPEVVTGLIGVAFIIWAVIASIQYTKHEQRKIKK; from the coding sequence ATGTTGAAACATTTTGGTTTCTCATTTGCATTTTCGATTGTGTGTCTTAGTTTAGCAGCATACTGGGGCTTTACCCACGGCCCTGAAGCCGGTCTGCAAACCATGTTCACAGCACTGACCATCACTGCAATTCTTGCAATCATGGAAGTGTCGTTGTCGTTTGATAACGCGGTTGTCAATGCCTCAGTCCTGCGTGGCTGGGATCACTTCTGGAAAATGGTCTTCCTGACCGTCGGGATCCTGGTCGCCGTGTTCGGGATGCGTCTGATTTTCCCGGTGGTGATTGTAGCTGTCACTGCCAACATGGGTTTTATGGAGGTGGTGCAGCTCGCGTTAAATGCACCGAAGGAATATTCAGCCAAACTGATGGCGCATCATGCGGAGATTTCTGCCTTTGGTGGTGCCTTCCTGATGCTGGTGTTCCTGAACTTCTTCCTGGATGAAGAAAAAGATACGCACTGGTTCCGCATGCTGGAACGCCGTCTGGCGCATCTAGCCAATGTTCCAGCGATGTCAGTTTTTATTACCCTAATTGCCTTGCTGGTCATGGATGCGCAGATCGTAGAAGAGAAGCGTCTAGATGTGATGCTGGCGGGGATCTGGGGCATTGTGGTCTATATCGGGGTGCAGGTGCTGAGTCATATGCTTGGTGGTGAACCGGAAGTGGACGAAGAAGGCAATGCCATTCGCCACGATGCTGAAGGTGTACCAACGGGTGTAGTGAAAGCCGGTTTTGGTGGTTTCTTGTACTTAGAAGTACTGGATGCCTCTTTCAGTTTTGATGGTGTGATCGGTGCTTTCGCGATTACTTCCGATGTGGTGATCATCATGTTGGGTTTGGCGATCGGTGCGATGTTTGTACGTTCGATGACTATTTATCTGGTCGATAGAGGCACGCTAGATTCTTATATCTATCTGGAACACGGGGCACACTACGCGATTGGTGCTTTGGCATTCATCATGCTGGCAAGCAGCACCGGTGTACATATTCCGGAAGTGGTGACTGGCCTGATCGGTGTGGCATTTATTATCTGGGCGGTGATTGCATCAATCCAGTACACCAAGCATGAGCAGAGAAAAATCAAAAAATAA